A stretch of DNA from Diospyros lotus cultivar Yz01 chromosome 14, ASM1463336v1, whole genome shotgun sequence:
ttacccactaaaaaataatgtatttttaccttttttgacttaattaaatttataattcacaagaaataacaatagaatgataataaaacataatcaatacatgattaagtgttctaactactaacaaccttggataaattgatataatgattataaaatttatcctaaaataaaagtataatttttaaacaaaaatttatttttgggactattgaataactttgaaaaatcccatggccaagaaaagaaaaaaaaaggataaaactaacaattttaataaaaaaaatcgggctttgtggggccacaaagcTCGGCCCGgattttgtggggccatgaaacctgattttttaataaaaataaattttttaatcttttttttttttttggcaatgggatgtttcaaagttacccaataaagaataatgtatttttatattttttgacttgattaaatttataattcacaggaaataaaaatggaatgataataaaacacaacaaatacatgattaaatgttctaactactaacaatattggattaaattgatgtaatgattataaaatttatctaaaaataaatgtataatttttaaataataatttatttttgggactattgaataacttggcaaaatcccatggccaagaaaagaaaagaaaaacgataaaataaccattttaataaaaaaaatcgggctttgttgggctatgaaacatgattttttaataaaaatggattttttgatctttttttttttttttttggctatgggatttttcaaagttaccaaataaagaataatgtatttttatattttttgacttgattaaatttataattcacaagaaataacaatggaatgataataaaacacaaccaatacatgattaagtgttctaactactaacaatattggattaaattgatgtaattattataaaatttaaccataaataaaagtataatttttaaacaataatttattttgggactattgaataacttggaaaaatcccatggctaagaaaagaaaaaaaggataaaaataacaattttattaaaaaaatcgggctttgtaggGCCATAAAACCctgcccgggttttgtggggccatgaaacctgatttttttaataaaaatgaattttttgatctttttttttttttttggccattacatatttcaaagttacccactaaaaaataatgtatttttaccttttttgacttgattaaatttttaattcacaagaaataacaatggaatgataataaaacataatcaatacatgattaggtgttctaactactaacaacattggattaaattgatataatgattataaaatttatccaaaaataaaagtataattttaaaacaataatttatttttgcgACTATTGAACAACtttaaaaaatcccatggccaagaaaagaaaaaaaagaggataaaaataacaattttaataaaaaaaactggctttgtggggccacaaaactcggaccgggttttgtgggcccgGATTTTGTGGGGCcgtgaaacctgattttttaataaaaatggattttttaatcttttttttttttttgctatgggatttttcaaagttacccaataaagaataatgtatttttatattttttgacttgattaaatttataattcacaggaaataaaaatggaatgataataaaacacaacaaatacatgattaaatgttctaactactaacaatattggattaaattgatgtaatgattataaaatttatctaaaaataaaagtataatttttaaacaataatttatttttggaactattgaataacttggaaaaatccatggccaagaaaagaaaaaaaaaaaggataaaaataaccattttaataaaaaaaatcgggctttgtggggccacaaaacctggcccgggttttgtggggccatgaaacctgattttttaataaaaatggattttttgatctttttttttggggggggggctatttgatttttcaaagttacccaataaagaataatgtatttttataatttttgacttgattaaatttataattcacaagaaataacaatggaatgataataaaacacaaccaatacatgattaagtgttctaactactaacaatattagattaaattgatgtaataattataaaatttatccaaaaataaaagtataatttttaaacaataatttatttttaggactattgaataatttggaaaaatcccatggctaagaaaagaaaaaaaggatgaaaagaacaattttaataaaaacaaatcgaTCTTTGTAGGGCCATAAcacccggcccgggttttgtggggccatgaaacctgattattttttgatctttttttttttttttttggccatggcatatttcaaagttacccactaaaaaataatgtatttttaccttttttgacttgattaaatttataattcacaagaaataacaatggaatgataataaaacataatcaatacatgattaagtgttctaactactaacaaccttggattaaattgatataatgattataaaatttatccaaaaataaaagtataatttttaaacaataatttattttcgagactattgaataattttgaaaaatcccatggccaagaaaagaaaaaaaagaggataaaaataacaattttaataaaaaaaatcgggctttgtggggccacaaagcTCGGCCCAGGTTTTGTGGGCCCGGATTtggtggggccatgaaacctaattttttaataaaaatgaattttttaatctttttttttttttttggcaatggtatttttcaaagttacccaataaagaataatgtatttttatattttttgacttgattaaatttataattcacaggaaataaaaatggaatgataataaaacacaacaaatacatgattaagtgttctaactactaacaatattggattaaattgatgtaatgattataaaatttatccataaataaaagtataatttttaaacaataatttatttttgggagtattgaataacttggaaaaatcccatggctaagaaaagaaaaaatgataaaaataacaattttaataaaaaaaatcgggctttgtggggccataaAACCCGGTCCGGGTtctgtggggccatgaaacctgatttttttaataaaaatatattttttgatctttttttttttttttggccatggcatatttcaaagttacccactaaaaaataatgtatttttaccttttttgacttgattaaatttataattcacaagaaataacaatggaatgataattaataaaacataatcaatacatgattaagtgttctaactactaacaacattggattaaattgatataatgattataaaatttatccaaaaataaaagtataatttttaaacaataatttatttttggaactattgaataaattttaaaaattccatggccaagaaaagaaaagaaaggataaaaataaccattttaataaaaaaaatcgggctttgtggggtcacaaaacccggcccgggttttgtggggacatgaaacttgattttttaataaaaatgaattttttgatccttttgttttttgtttttggggccatgggatttttcaaagttaccgaataaagagtaatgtattttacattttttgacttgattaaatttataattcacaagaaataacaatggaatgataataaaacacaatcaatacatgattaaatgttctaactactaacaatattggattaaattgatgtaatgattataaaatttatctaaaaataaaagtataatttttaaacaataatttatttttgggactattgaataacttggcaaaatcccatggccaagaaaagaaaagaaaaaggataaaaataaccattttaataaaaaaaaatatcgggctttgtggggccacaaaacccggcccaaGTTTTGTGAGGCcatgaaatctgattttttaataaaaatggattttttgattttttttttctgggccATGGGAATTTTCAAacttacccaataaaaaataatgtatttttaccttttttgacttgattaaatttataattcgcaagaaataacaatggaatgataataaaatacaacctTTACATGATtgagggtgcgtttgattgcattacctagaatttaattctatgTAATATttcctagaaaacaaaaaccatctgacccccttagaaaatgaattccatgaaaagaaattttaaatgattgtaccatacatatttttccatggaaaaattaagagtgtttgattgttttccatcgaaaatatgtaataattacatatttttcatggaaaatatgtgcaatcaaacacattctaagtgttctaactactaacaacatcgGATtgaattgatgtaatgattataaaatttatccaaaaataaaagtataatttttaaagaataatttatttttgagactattgaataacttggaaaaatccatggccaagaaaagaaaaaaaatgataaaaataaccattttaataaaaaaaaattgggctttgtggggccacaaaacccggcccgggttttgtgggcccgAGTTTTGTGGGgtcatgaaacctgattttttaataaaaatgaatttttttgatctgtttttttttgggggggggccatggaatttttcaaagttacccaataaagaataatgtatttttatattttttttacttgattaaatttataattcacaagaaataacattggaatgataataaaacacaaccaatacatgataagtgttctaactactaacaatattggattaaattgatgtaatgattataaaatttatccaaaaataaaagtataatttttaaacaataatttatttttgggactattgaataacttgaaaaaatctcatggctaagaaaagaaaaaaaggataaaaataacaattttaagaaaaaaaatcgggctttgtaggGCCATAAAACCTGGCCCGAGTTTTGTGGGGCTATAAAagctgattttttaataaaaatggattttttgatctttttgtttttgccatgggattttttaaagttactcaataaaaaatgatgtctttttacattttttggcttgattgaatttgtaattcacaataaataataatggaatgataataaaacacacacaaccACTACATgtttaagtgttctaactactaacaacattggattaaattgatgtgatgattataaaatttatccaaaaatataagtataatttttaaacattaatttatttttgggactgtTGCATAACTTGAAAAATTTCCATGgcgaaaaaaagaaaaaaaataggataaaaaaactattttaataaaagaaatcgggaTTTGTGATGCCACAAAGCCTGACCCGAGTTTTGTGGGGctacaaaacttgatttttttaatgaaaattgattttttgatcttcttttttttgtttttggtccatgggatttttcatagttacccaataaaaattatatatttttacattttttggcttaattggatttataattcacaataaacaacaatggaatgataataaaacacaaccaatacatgattaagtgttctaaccactaataacattggattaaattgatataatgattataaaatttacccaaaaatacaagtataatttttaaacaataatttcttttatgtactattggataactttaaaaaatcccatggccaagaaaagaaaaaagagatcaaaaaaattattttaagaataattgaatcacaattttttaattttttgataatacatatattttttcaattttttttatttaatccattttatttattgtatatgtaatattattacatatatatttaataataaaaaaatgaagggaGGGAACCGAGCGCGGGTTCAAGACTCaactagttattaaatttttaaaaaaataattattattaaaaataatagaatttatttgaaaatattaataatttaatagttgaaaatttattattataattaagatttgtaattattattacaattgaaaaataatataagaatcattgaataacaatttttcagttatttatttaataatacatatatatttaaaattttcaattattattatttaattaattttatttatatgtaacaatacatatatatttaataataaaaaagagatgaGGGACTCACCGTGGGTTCAAAATTCAcccaattattaaattattaaaaaataagaattcatgttgagaaataataataatattttaataattaaaaatttattattataattatgagggGTTTCTCGGGCTTCTTTGTGGGGTATAATAGAAATTCAacttttctgtttgttttgtattgAGAGTAGTTTGGTAAtatattgtctttatttttattcttaatttttaattaaagtggagagttgaaaagtcaaagattGGGGTGAAAGTGATAAAGTGACTATTTTTTGCAACTATTTGTTTGTAGGGGGTAAAAAcgtttttttgtcaaaaaggGGTTAAAAACGAATTTTCTATTTGTGGGGGGTTACTTTTTGCAATTTCCACCTTTTTGTTAGGCTTCcctttgttcatttttttagtGATTTGAAATGgaagatttaattttatataaaagttttacAATGTAATAACGGTTGTACATCGATCGTATACACAAATGTATATAAGTATCATTATTGATGGATGgattaattttgtataaaattcaTTCCCTTTGATTTCTGTACAACTGGCTATTTGATCAATGGTGGCGCAAGGGAAGATAAGAAGATAAAAGAAGACAATTGGCCTTGATGTCACCTCATTCATCACAAAGCTCAAACATCTCCATGGCGATGGCTGCAccttttcttctcttgcttCCCTTTCTCCTCTCCATTCTCCTCCTCACCTCAGCTTCTCCCTCCACAGACGTCAAACCACCCGCAGCCACCATAACCCTTCCTCTCTCACCACTCACCAAATCCCATCACAAAAACCCATTGCAGAGGCTCAACCACCTCGCCTCTTTATCCATAGCCAGAGCCCACCACCTCAAGCACCGCCACGAAAACCATTCTTCCCCAACCAAAGCACATCTCTTGGCTCGTGGCTATGGCGGCTACTCGCTCTCTCTCAGCTTCGGCACGCCGCCACAGACCCTTCCTTTCATCATGGACACAGGCAGCAGCCTCGTTTGGTTCCCATGCACCCATCGCTACGTTTGCAACCAATGCAACTTCGAAAACGTAAACCCCGCAAAAATTCCAACTTATATTCCCAAGTTGTCGTCATCGGTGAAGATTTTGTCGTGTAAAAACCCAAAATGCCGGTGGGTTTTCGGCGACGTTGCCCCTTTAAACTGTACAACTGAGACATGTCCGCCGTATGGGCTTGAATACGGGTCCGGATCCACTTCGGGTCTTCTTCTCTCCGAAACTCTTCGATTCCCTGATAAGGCCGTGAAAGGTTTCGTCGTTGGATGCTCTGTTTTCTCGAGCAATCAGCCTTCCGGCATTGCCGGATTCGGGCGCGGCCCTGAGTCGCTGCCGGCGCAGATGGGTCTCAAGAAGTTCTCGTACTGTCTCCAGTCACATGATTTCGATGACAAGCCTAAGAGCAGTGAAATGGTTTTGACCGGGAGATCTGATTCCGGCGACGGGGAGACCAGTGGCTTGAGTTACACCAGATTTATCAAGAACAAAGCAGCGTCAAACTCGGCATTTCAGGAATACTATTACGTAAACCTCCGGAAAATTTCCGTCGGTGGCAAACACTTGAAGGTTCCGTACAGGTTTCTGGTCCCAGGATCCGACGGCAACGGCGGGACCATGGTGGATTCCGGCACCACCTTCACGTTCATGGAGAAGAAGGTGTTCGAAGTGGTGGCCCAGGAGTTCACAAAGCAAATGGCGAACTATAGCCGCGCGACTGACGTTGAAAAGAAGACAGGATTAAGGCCGTGTTATAAGTTTTCCGAGGAAAAATCGGTGAAGTATTCGGAACTGGTTTTTCATTTTAAAGGTGGAGCAGAAATGGCGCTGCCGGCGGCTGACTATTTTTCAATCGTGGATGGGCTTGGGGCCGTGTGTCTGACGATCGTGACCGACGACGACCCTGATGCGCCGGAGTTGGCGGGAGGGCCGTCgataattttgggaaattaccAGCAACAAAATATTTACTTGGAGTATGATctggagaaagagagattagGGTTTCGTAAACAAATTTGTAGATGAGACGATGGGTTTGTCCGGACGGTGGTCGTGCAGAAGAGaagtttgattattattattattattattatgaaattttattttatatgagaTGATTACTTTTACTtggtaatttaattattagccagccagccagccaggcGGCCAGGTTCAACGTTTTGGGGGTTGCTTTTTGAAGCCCAACTGGCAAATTGGCAGCCGCCCAATCACACATCTGCCTTttccttttatcttttattatgtATGGAAAGCTCTTCCGTCGCGTTGCTTTGTTTGAGAGTCTCATCATTCATTCGCTTTTCGCAAATACTGTTTTGACTTTATGTGCTGTTTATTATCAATGAGCAGAAAATCATCattcattatttatatttttattatttattatataatgaataattattaataatcttttaattttcaatataaaaaatatgatacaaaatcttaaatttttatatttaaatagtatttCTCTAATCGCTTTCAGTCTTTTCACTAATGGCTAAAAGCATCCCATCTTTCCATACGTAACTATGTAAAaggtaaaggaaaaaaaaaaaaaaacatggttgttaaattttcaattcaatttctaTGATTTTATgagccaaaaattaaaatctctaaataatTCAACGtccatataaaatttaaattataataaaatcgGAATAAATCCCTATTTAACTAGATAAAATCAATAGAATTCCGAGTTAGacaataattttactaattttagttttcttatataaaaaagttaattttttttatctccaacTAGCATAGTATTAATTCTAATTCGAGGGATACCCTCTACCTCTGCTAACCCTTATCTCTCTCAAGCACATTCATCACAACCTTTTATTGTTTCCCCTTATCACATGGCTACTCGATGTATCATCATTGATTCACAACTTCGATTGCTCAGTGCCGCtatatcaattcacaaacacaaactacTGGTTGAGTCGCTGTCAATTCACAAACACGAATTGATGTTTCTATACTCGCTTGCTAGATACCATCGTTTCCATGTAACACGAATCAATTCATAACTCCAATTGTTTGATACCATCATCGATAAAGGGATATGCAACTTCATATGTTTattcttttgcaattttttcatttttttcttttttttttttttgcaatttcttgATTGGATTCAATGATCCCTGTCCATTACaactttatttgtttcttcttcatctgtcttcattaatttgattattgttaGTTTCTTTAATTTGAAAGTGAATTATTATTAGTTTCTTTAAAGAATTGAATGTTTGTTAGAGTTTTTATTATAACTAGTTCTTTCCCCCGTGTGATGCACagaaaataaattcacaaatagagacataaaaaatatatgaactttcaataaatattgaaaatatcataatttagatttattaaattataaatatcataagaaatgaaatttataataagattaaatattacaaaattttaaaaactccTTTGAATACAACATTTGTGGTTGagtttgtttgttttcattCCTTATCACATATTAGTATCTTTAAATCATTTCAACTTGTAATTCTTGAT
This window harbors:
- the LOC127789522 gene encoding probable aspartyl protease At4g16563, whose protein sequence is MSPHSSQSSNISMAMAAPFLLLLPFLLSILLLTSASPSTDVKPPAATITLPLSPLTKSHHKNPLQRLNHLASLSIARAHHLKHRHENHSSPTKAHLLARGYGGYSLSLSFGTPPQTLPFIMDTGSSLVWFPCTHRYVCNQCNFENVNPAKIPTYIPKLSSSVKILSCKNPKCRWVFGDVAPLNCTTETCPPYGLEYGSGSTSGLLLSETLRFPDKAVKGFVVGCSVFSSNQPSGIAGFGRGPESLPAQMGLKKFSYCLQSHDFDDKPKSSEMVLTGRSDSGDGETSGLSYTRFIKNKAASNSAFQEYYYVNLRKISVGGKHLKVPYRFLVPGSDGNGGTMVDSGTTFTFMEKKVFEVVAQEFTKQMANYSRATDVEKKTGLRPCYKFSEEKSVKYSELVFHFKGGAEMALPAADYFSIVDGLGAVCLTIVTDDDPDAPELAGGPSIILGNYQQQNIYLEYDLEKERLGFRKQICR